One Octopus sinensis linkage group LG21, ASM634580v1, whole genome shotgun sequence DNA segment encodes these proteins:
- the LOC115222898 gene encoding putative RNA polymerase II subunit B1 CTD phosphatase RPAP2, whose protein sequence is MSESKELDKDKEKKTAEDDEAKKKELEEQIRKRVASEERAFRIVMKLVEETVTFEQLKDMAHFVMPNHYHDICEERAIVKLCAYPICANNLPNTKPKKYHISTKTNKVYDISERKIFCSNRCFKHSKIFEKQILTSPLWFRPKEKPADFRVPDTENDKGWIGYEVISKKSNLNKLNISDEDTIIDAEEEEDSRGVVSILEQQDWLDELHDNLYRPQPNVSKLSTKDSDIDEDPLQHVNSEDGSDGDLLQSEGSDEENGSSTDKKILVRLQGNLPELGNFCSDETDSDDDRPSVTLVTTSRKKKTKVPMKGKSSQPHLSSASEVSNNKTKSTGAHSQINQLQILLDKQKNKLSQFVNPVSLVHNEPESQRTDKEGNYTCRHHSSGSQTSGTVSSCSNSSPSTKDNSKSSNVSNANHQRPRDKIINFIHSWITPKSLCFLGLSSPEEQPDPSNDSASKESSDFSKLCERVAIQGQDFECLLDDHVPGKDILPKKSLPSYENLQKETENYSFKVKEYFKPAPKKKIDETESNLVLPNVDSYSQVTLRRSIFLQQLSKRIDGLIGDMDLLIGELSTDIKDFVHTFSLVNTNIVLKTKEWDVAAIFIIILLSKKTAKLETKLQKPNIQKKFNNILQKFDLSLLEAQTLVAEKLLVL, encoded by the exons ATGTCGGAATCGAAAGAACTGGATaaagataaagagaagaaaacagcAGAGGATGATGAAGCGAAGAA GAAAGAACTGGAAGAACAGATTCGGAAGCGGGTTGCGTCGGAAGAGAGAGCTTTCCGTATTGTAATGAAGCTTGTTGAAGAAACCGTTACCTTTGAGCAACTGAAAGACATG gctCACTTCGTTATGCCTAACCATTACCATGACATTTGTGAAGAACGAGCAATTGTGAAACTTTGTGCTTATCCCATTTGTGCGAATAATCTGCCGAat ACAAAGCCTAAAAAATATCACATATCAACCAAAACCAATAAAGTCTACGACATTTCTGAACGTAAG ATTTTCTGCAGCAATCGCTGTTTCAAGCATTCAAAAATCTTTGAGAAACAGATTCTGACATCCCCTTTGTGGTTTCGTCCCAAAGAAAAGCCTGCTGATTTCCGTGTTCCAGATACAGAAAATGACAA gggcTGGATTGGATATGAAGTCATTAGTAAAAAAAGTAACTTAAATAAACTTAATATCTCTGATGAGGATACCATAATTGATGCTGAAGAGGAAGAGGACAGCAGAGGTGTTGTGTCGATCTTGGAACAGCAGGACTGGTTAGATGAGCTCCATGACAATCTCTATAGACCTCAGCCAAACGTTTCAAAACTCTCAACTAAAGATTCTGACATTGATGAAGATCCACTTCAACATGTAAATTCCGAAGATGGTTCCGATGGGGATCTCTTACAATCTGAAGGATCAGATGAAGAAAACGGTTCTTCTACAGATAAAAAAATTCTAGTGCGACTTCAAGGTAATCTCCCTGAATTAGGAAATTTTTGTTCAGATGAAACTGATTCTGATGATGACAGGCCTTCAGTGACTTTAGTGACTACttcgagaaaaaaaaagacgaaagtgCCAATGAAAGGGAAAAGTAGCCAGCCGCATCTGTCGTCTGCATCTGAGGTTTCTAACAATAAAACGAAATCTACTGGAGCGCATTCTCAAATAAATCAGTTACAAATTTTGCTtgataaacagaaaaacaaactgTCACAGTTTGTAAACCCTGTTTCATTAGTTCACAATGAACCAGAATCACAGAGAACTGACAAGGAAGGAAACTACACGTGCAGGCACCACTCTTCGGGTTCTCAGACATCAGGCACAGTATCTTCTTGCTCAAATTCTTCGCCTTCAACTAAAGACAATTCCAAAAGTAGCAATGTCAGTAATGCAAATCATCAACGGCCACGAGATAAAATAATCAATTTTATCCACTCTTGGATTACCCCAAAATCCCTTTGCTTCTTAGGTTTATCAAGCCCTGAAGAACAACCTGACCCCTCAAATGATTCTGCTTCAAAAGAATCCTCAGACTTTTCAAAACTCTGTGAAAGAGTTGCTATCCAAGGTCAAGATTTCGAATGCCTGCTTGATGATCATGTTCCTGGGAAAGATATTCTTCCTAAGAAGTCATTACCATCTTATGAAAATCttcagaaagaaacagaaaattattCCTTTAAAgtcaaagaatattttaaacCAGCACCAAAGAAAAAG ATCGATGAGACTGAATCAAATCTGGTGCTGCCAAATGTTGATTCTTATTCTCAAGTAACCCTTAGAAGATCTATTTTCTTGCAACAACTTAGCAAAAG AATTGATGGCCTTATCGGTGATATGGACCTCTTGATTGGAGAATTGTCAACAGATATCAAGGATTTTGTACATACATTCAG ttTAGTGAATACAAACATTGTCCTGAAGACAAAAGAATGGGATGTTGCtgctattttcattattatttt GTTGTCCAAGAAAACAGCCAAACTTGAAACCAAACTACAGAAACCAAATAttcaaaaaaaattcaacaacatTTTGCAGAAATTTGATTTGTCCTTACTCGAAGCTCAAACACTCGTGGCTGAGAAACTGTTGGTGCTATGA